The genomic segment ATCACCGTAGACGGCGCCCGCCCCGTAGCCTCGGCCGGTCTCCTCATTCTCGACTGGCCGCCTCACGCCCTTCACCCATCCACGAGCGAGCGAGGCTACATCCTCAATATGTTCGTCGAACTCGACTACCGTCGCCGCGGTATCGCCCGAGCCCTCGTCCAGCGCTGCATCGACGAAGCTCATCGTCTCAACATCCGAGTCACCAGCCTTCATGCCTCGGCCGAGGGCCGCCCCGTCTACGAATCCCTTGGCTTCGGCCCCTCCAATGAAATGCAGTTCATCGACAAGTCCTT from the Occallatibacter riparius genome contains:
- a CDS encoding GNAT family N-acetyltransferase; its protein translation is MLETRSATLKDASLIVAHRHAMFAAMGSGTSESLDEMSRSFEPWLLPRLADGRYRGWITVDGARPVASAGLLILDWPPHALHPSTSERGYILNMFVELDYRRRGIARALVQRCIDEAHRLNIRVTSLHASAEGRPVYESLGFGPSNEMQFIDKSF